The Hippoglossus stenolepis isolate QCI-W04-F060 chromosome 1, HSTE1.2, whole genome shotgun sequence DNA segment ATTAAAGTTTACTCAGGAGGCCATATCTTGCGTTCTCATTAcaatccacacagacacaaaactgagcTGACTGCCTCTTTGTCTACAAGCCATTGTGTCACAAGCATTCAtttgttaaatgaaataatggAGATCAAGCCAAGAGCAAAATTAGGTCAGAAACTTGTCCAGCGTGCAGCTGCGAGGGAACACGTTtgcagaaggagagaagggatgTATAAGTTCCACTTGCTTTTAGATCACTGAGAAATACTATTTATAAgtccacttttattttgtagtatcCTTAGTAGTATCGTACACCTTGGAAACcaaagtaaaagacaaaagaatcATTTCCTCACTGAAACTGCTGGTGGTCAGAAAACCTCTGACTCTgctccagtcacacacactctccaacTTTTcaatccaaaagaaaaaaaggttgcCATGGTCAACGTGTAAACTAACACCGTCTGAATTATCCTCCCAGGCATGTACACAAATGAGGCAGGCTGTGCCTCCGACACTACATCCCACGCCATCCTCCCATCTAATGAGATTCTTCATGGGCAATGGTTCCAGTGAATGGCCAGTGCAATCTGCCAAAGTTTAATGACGAGAATACGGGGGACGTTTCCCATGAGAATTGAAGACAGGAATTATTTCATCAACATATTCTCTCTGTGACTGTAGAGAGAAAGTTCGGTGGGACTTCCAATCAGCTTCCTGTGGGGTTTCAcctgctctgtctctgctcttATCTGAATGTTTGGAGCATTTGGTGGGGGTGGAAAAAATTCCAAACATTCTACTCCCAAAGacagattatgtttttttatatctctgCTGGAAACAGTGATCAAAAATATGTACATGtggttttatgtgtgtattCAAGGGTTTTAAAAACACCTTCATTTTTCAAGTTGCTCCTAAAATGTACATAGTCCAATGTTTTTAGTGTGTTCTGACATTAAAGcacagaacaaataaataatacaggTTTAAAAACAAGGAATCTTTGAATCTTAAATCCTAAATTGAATCAAAAAAATGTTGATTCATCCAGCAGCTGAACACACTTGCCCTTCTTTTGTAGCAAATCAGCTCCATGGGGTTTAAGTCTGGTTTaagactgtgctgctcttccATCATGTGACGGCACCATCgggttcttttcttttaatgttgTGGGTCATTATTTTACTGGAGGATAAACCCCTGACCCACCAATGTAAAATGGGGGTGTTCTAAATCTTTTGACCAGTTCTGTATatgtatactgtgtgtgtacatatatagCTACTGGAAGCAGCTTTTACCAATCTGATTCTACAGTAGTGGCTTATAGTTGGATCAACCTTCAGCAACTACACAGTATGACtccattttttgttttgggtGCAAAGTGATTTAAAGGCGCTGCTATGTCCGATTTACATCAGGTCACCAAACATCATAAATGATAAAGATGTAGCCTCCAAGAGCAACAAACTTATCAACAGCACTGAATCtgtacacagtcacacagtgtCAGGGAAAAAAGTTCTAATGAGGCAAATAAGTGACAACACGTGTGTaggaagaaatgtttttctggATACGTtgattgtttctgtgtttcaatTTGTGTACTTCCATACTCTCACTTTTGAGTGCACAAGTCTGTTCACACTAACCAGTGTGGAGCGTTCAAGTTAACTTTAAAACGATGGGGACTTCTGATCGTAAAATTTGAGGTTGGTCTCAAAATTTTGTCGTTGCTGTGGACTGACATTATCGGAAATTCTGGGGGGGCCTATTTCAGCTCGGGGGCCCCAGAAAATGGCCTGTTTTTCCTACCCTGACTACGATGTTACAGCACTGGGTCACCACAAGCACTGAACATCTTCAATACGCTCTGGATTATCTATAAGCAACCTATGGAAAAATATCATGAGGAACACCAGGACTCACCAGGTGAGGAATAACAACAGGGAGAGAATTTGTGGAAATGTAGAGCAAAGTGATTGACATGGCCTGTCGGgatttgtgtgggtgtgaaatAATTGTGGAACAGGAAGATGCAACCTACCCACCATCTGTGGAAAAATGTTCAAGAACAGCAGGGAGGAACAAAAGATGGTGAGCAAGCCAAGATGTTTGCATAAAATCTTCTCTTACATCTTACCTTGCCTCCCTGTTTGCCTTAACACACATGTAActagattgttttttttaaatctcatcaTCATTAAATTCACTGTCTCCCCCCCAGGCTCTTACCTCCTCCAGTGCCCACAGGGAGTCCACGACTGGCTTGATCTTCTTCTGCTCGTAAAGACGCAGGAGTTTGTCCATCACTGATCTGACGAGGCCACATCTGCCTTGTTTGAAGAGGAGGTTGAGGAGCGAGAATCCAGCAATGACTTTGTTCTCCTCGTACAGTTTAATGGGGTTCACCTTCTCCACCTGCCACCACTACAGGAAAAGAAACAGGGACACgttcatcctgtgtgtgtgtgtgtgtgtgtgtgtgtgtgtgtgtgtgtgtgtgtgtttgtgtgtgtcatttgcCGTGAAATGTTTGCTACTATTTCCTTCAAATGTTGCAGACAGACTGCATCTCTGACTCACCGATTTTGCAAAGCTGAAGAAACTCTTTGTTTCCCCGGTGACCATGTTTGACGCGcctgaaaaaacagaaataaaagggTTCGATGAATACCGTGCGAGGGGTTGGACAGAAGGGACTGGTCAATAATAGGCAGCAGAGAAGCGTGAAGGGTGAGGGGCACGGGGGGAGAAGTGGCTGGCACCTTTAGACCTTTTAGATGTGTGCGAGCATGCCTTCGCACATATTCAGGATATAACTAGAGAATTAATCTCCCTCTAATTCTGTTACTGGATTCACGAGGCTTGACGGGACCTGAAGTAATGAACAGATATCAGAGCAGAGTAGTGGCAGtgacaaacataaatatatttaattttcagGCTGTGGGAGGATGTTTTATTCTAGTGAGTCTCACTATCTCAGGTTGCCATGACTGAATGCAAGACTCGCCTTTAAAAGGTTccgtgtgtaagatttaggtgaaagggatctattggcaggaattgaatacaaaataatcctagtgatgttttcaccagtgtgttttatctaaattgtacaaattgttgttttctttaccctagaatgggccctttatatttacatttggagcgggtcctctctacggaggccaccatgttttttacagtagcccagactggacaaactaaacaccttttgagtttttatgacaactgaaggttaccacaggttaTTTTTCAtggaagtggagggtgaggtgaggggtattcgGCTGCAACGTGCAACTCCAcaactagatgtcactaaattctacacactgaacctttaaaggaaTAGTGTGACATTAGCTGAGCAAAAAGACAGTGAACAGGAGGAACAGCATGCCTGGTTCTTTCCAGTGGGAGCAAACCTCTAAAATCAATTAGCACATTGTACATTGTACATTGTAAAAACAAAGcttgaaaacataatttttctGTAATATGTCTTGGCTAAAGCAATTATACTAATCTATGATATCTGTCTGTTGGGTCAGACTTGAGAATAATTGCagatccatccattatctgtacagCTTATCATTTCAGGGTCGCACATggggagctgcagccaatcccagctgacagtgggcgagaggcggggcaCACCGtggacaaacaaccattcacactcacattcacacctgtgGCCActttaacctaaccccaatctgcatgtctttggactatGGAAGTAAGTcagagtacccagagaaaacccactcaGGCACgaggagaacatacaaactccacacagttGCCTATGTTGCCTCTTGCTCTGAGGCAACGGTGCTGACCGCTGAACCACCATGCCACTCCCAATAACTGCAGAGATACAGTATATAAGTGCTGTCGATCTTCTCATGCAGCACAACACAAAAGTGTTGACTCAAAGTTTTGACGTATTCATTTAAGTGGTAATATTAACTTCAAAGTTAAAGCATGTCAAGTTAACTTTGACTAATACACTGTAAATTTTGTTATATCCACTTTGAAAGtacttaaagaaaacacacgaacacacagtgaaaacattgaGAAGTACTGTTCCCACCATAGAGGATGTATGTTCCCAGTGGCTTCAGCAGACTCAGGCCTTTCCCTGTGTTCTCTCCACATAGACAGTCCAACAAGATGTCGACTCCCTCCGGTGAAATTCTGCAACATCGAGAACGAAGTAGAGGTGAAGTCAACTGAAAAAGGGGATTCATATAAACTTATATAGACGTAAAAGTACAGTCCGAACAGTAAAGCTGCAACGAATGACTATTTTCAGTATAGATTGATCCTGTTTTAGGTTTTAAATTGTTGGAttgacaaaacaagcaatttgaagGCATCATCTTGGGAATAAGGAAATAATTGGGATCACTGTTTTTCACTATTGACATTTATTGagaatcaataatgaaaattagACATTTCCCGAAAATATTTGCAGCTAAATTTCCTGTTTATCCTCTTATCAGTTCATCAGCAAACCGTTTCAGCTCTAATAAATGTGTTGTGAAGAGTCCATCAACCAAgacaaaatgtacttaaaaGTAAGATAAGACAAGAATCAACGACACATTTGCTCCTTTATGACTGTGAGCACCAAAAGTGGAAACACATTCAGCCCATATATTCAGCCTATGAGTCAGGATTAGTCTAATTATGGATTCATGGGATATGATCATTGATTCCTCTGAGATAAAGTTGCAGCTTGCAACCTACATGTCTCTTTTGACTCTGCCCACACTTCTCTTATAAAGAGATTATTGATGCTTTGCAGTGCCCACATCACTCCTCATGACTAAAACCTTTTACATCATGTAAGAAAAAGTTCATCTTCTTATCaatcagtgaaaaaaaaaaaaaaaaagcatttggcATGACCAGACTCACTGAAGGTAGAGATATGGAAGAATGAAAAGCATGTTGTTATCACGGGCACCTCTAAgtcctcactctctcccttgTGGCCCTGGACACCTGCTTGGCTAAACTGCTTGGTGGTCTTGTGATTCCCATGGTTTTTGCCTTTTGTAAAAAGATTAATTTAATTGTACTTTGCTCGTGATCCCGAGAAGAATGTGCGAGCCAGAGAGATGAAAGAAACATTAATCCACTACCACTGTGGACATGCGAGTAGAGAGCATGAAACAATCGGTGTTAATGAAGCAACATATGAATCTCTCCATGTTATCATCAGATAAATATAGCCATACAGCGGGCTTCGTGGACGGTTGTCAATCAAAGCAACCGTATAGCAACAAATGATGGTAAACCTCTTTAAAGCGGAAGACAGGAAAGCTCTACGACATCTTTACCAACAGACTCTACAGTGTAGATACAGTAAACCTGTAGCCATTCAAATTTCAGGCAGCGTTTTTGCTCTGTAGCGTAAAGTGGCTAACGGCTGTGTTGTGGATGACACGTGCGGGGTGTCACTGCTTGGTCCAAATTGCCTCGGTTGCTCCACGCTGCCAGTGCAGACCTCTGCCCTACAGATTCCGCTGCTGCCTCAGATGAACTGTCGTGGGAACCAAGGCCACACAAGACCCAGATAAGGGAAACGAGTAGCGTCTGCACTCAGCGAGGTCCACGTTATCACATTAGCTGACATGTGCCCCGTGTGACTACGCCTTCAAATTCAGTCCAACTCTAACCATTTGCCAATTGAATGTTTACAAAATGCATCTGATGAACTGAATCGTTACAAACTCAAATCGAGGACGACACAGACAAACCTGCCGCGCTTACTTTTTGACCTCCTGCACATAATCAGCGTTTCTGTCGAACAGGTGAGTCACGGAGTCTCGGATGGCTGCATGTTTGAAACATGAGGCGATCCCGAACACGGTGACATTGGGAACGGTGGAGCACAGCTGAGCCACAGCTTGACCCTGGAAATAATAAAAGAGTTGCAACAATTCATCTGCGGGAACACGGAGTGCAGCTCTGAACGTACGTACAATCCcagacagacaacacaacacacatcacatcataAACACATTCTTAAAGATAATGTTATTGTACTGATCATTACTGTTTGTGTAATACTAATGATTACTTGGTTAGCTAGAATTATAACTCAAGTCTTTggatttaaaaagtcatttcaaaacataaatcaaGGATGTTCAAGAAGTGAAGACAGAAATAATTGGAAGTTGATGTTTTCATTCTGCACTGTAACATTAACAGCAGGGAGCAAACAGCTGGCTCCATTTGCAGCTAGGAAGCAGTCAGTTATAATGAGAGTTGGATGAAACGGCTGAACTCTCTTTGTGGCTGCATGCGCGACATCAGTCATCAGAGGCGGACTTACTACACCACCTCCTGCTGAGTGCACCAGCACCGACATCCCCTCCCGCAGATTGGCGACCTCAAAGAGCATCATATAGGCGGCCACGAAGTTCAGGGCGAACGCTGCCGCCTCAGCAAAACTCATGTTGTCTGGCATCTTGTAGACAAAGTCCACCGGTGTGCACACCACCTCTGCCCAGGCGTTGTAGTTCACGAACGCCATGACCCTGTCGCCGATCTGAAAGAAACATGTCGGGATGAAGCTGGATCATGTGACACGAGGGAGGTTGCGTTTACGTATGCGaattgaatttatttgtttgttagatGGATAACGCAAATCTACCcaaccgatttccatgataTTTTGTCTTGGGGTGGGGCacaacccattcaattttggtgcagatctggatcaggccCAGATCaaggggatttttttctttttatttaacattgtgagattggttTTGCACCATTTTTTTTGATTCctcaaataataattcatggatcttgattttcaAAAATCTTGACACATTTAGTGGACTAatatgtgtgaaatttggtgcagatccaattaaaaatccagatctactGATTAAAAATGAGGTTTCATGAGGGGAGGGTTGGGTTGGGTGTTGGCAGAGAGATGTGCACTCTATTGAGCTCCACTCTAGTTTGTACCAGGGGCGGATCCAGTGGCAGGGCCAGGAGGACACTGGGTAATGAGTGGCCCTaaaagtgcccctgtcctgtcagtagtctttgtttttgtttatgaaaTAGTCAACTACTGACAATACTGACTATaaattttctaagcttttttcAAAGTACACAATGTGCATGAACAAGGAATCCTTTTCCAAACATATTcagtgatgtgtggctttgcacaaagctatagagctaacagtaaaggagtgacttaaatgtgcaccttactaAATCAGGAACTGTGCACGGATGTTGGACATGACATTGGCCCCTCtctgtaaattgtggcccctttgtGACCCTCGGTTTCAAAAACTCCTTGATCCACCACTGGTTTGTAAAGTACATTATGGATTAACTCTGATGTATTTCTCATCAATATACTCTCAGCATGTTTATAAGTCTATTATTTTCTGGATGCAGGTTTCTATTGTtcagaaaatggaaacattTCCGCATCGATCACGTCATTAACAACCTGTAACTTCACCAACCTCAAATCCCTTTGTGTTCTCACCCACCGACTCCACGATTCCAGAGCATTCGAACCCAGGGACCAGGGGAGGTTTTGGGGGATTATCTATTGTCCCCTGACGAACGACCAGATCCAGGAAATTCAAGccactgcaacaaaaaaaaaaaatcaatacaaaccctacaaataaataaatcatgcatCTGAACTGACTCTGACCTCAGCtgttaaatcaataataaaaacatgaatctaaAAGACATCCCATggattattattactttaatgATTATAAGCACGGAGTCACTGGCTCCAATAAGAAATACTCACTTACTACTTAATTTACATAAACTGTGACTATTTAGCAAAGGATCAGCTTATTCAATAATTACAGCATTTAGAAAAAGGGACACTGCAATACAAAGAAAACGACTGGGTGTTCTTGAAAGCCAGCTTTGCTTGGTATGATGGGCTCCAGCAGCCAACCTGCTGTACCAGAGGAAAATACCTGTGGCTTCATGGCTGCAAAATCCCTCTGAAACACAATGCAGCGTATCGATCGTTTATCCTGGTGATGAATCCTGAAATAATGAGGTGTCACAGCCCATCTCGTATTTATTGAATGACAGGTATCGTGATATTCACCATGCTTTGACGCGGATCTTCACTTCCCCCTCCTGAGGCTCGGGCATCGGCTTCCTGCTCACCCTGAGTTTGTTAAGCCCTCCGAACCCCGCCAGGACCACCGCTCGCATCTCTTTGGCGTCGCCGCACGGACCCGCCACGTTCTCCGCGTCTCTCCCCTGCACGTGTCTGTCGATCATGAACTCGGTTTCCTCCGTCATGTCTACTCCTTCTTTAGCCATATCGCAGACCAGCGGCTCTCCGCTCCTCTCCGCTCCTCCTCGGGGTTTACGGGGACGAGGTCGGTGCGCAGCCTGTGCGCAAACATGCGCATCCACAACCCTCACCGCCTGCGCATTTATTCCATCATGTCACATTAACGGTCctgaataatatttttcttattttaagtCACGGAAATAAAGATCAATTCAGTTAAACATCACCATTTCATTGATCTGGAATTTAATTCATCCCTATGTATTGTCTTTGCAGCAGGTTGAAGTTTGAAGtgcgccacctgctggtgatGAGTTTTGGAACTTTATCTATATTCAATCCAGAAAATACAACTCACTCAATGATTCCAGGATTTTCTCCAATACCGAATATAAGTACAACTTTGAGGTACTCTTAGTATTAACTTGAGATTTCCCATTCATCCCACTTTATAGGCTGCTTCTACACCACAGAgggaaatacatttatttcactctGACTTCAATTAGTTACTATTGTGttatgtgtttatattaaacAAATTATCTAGAAGTATATAAAAGTAGAGCTGAATTAATTAGCTGATTAATCTCTAATCAGACATTTGATCGTTCCAGCTTCTTAAATAGAGAAACTTCCTGTTAACACTTCTAATTATTTTGACACTTTTGCTTGGACACAGCTTTGTGAAGGCGTGACTATAGGTTCTGGGTAATTGgactattttctgttttattttacaaacaaaccaatctattaataataactacacTGATTGatccttgatgaaaacaattatcCTTTACAGAAATTTAGAAATTAATGACAATGAGCTCCACTTCAATCAAATACAGTAAAGTGCTCTTGCATATTGTACGTTAATAATGAATCTAGATTAGAGTATAACAGTAAAGCGGACCACTaagttttaaattcattttccCTAAACGAATATACTTAAATGTTTTACGTAGGCAACATGACTTTTATATCAGTGTAATGGTAATTAAGTGAATTCAAGCTTCTCATACTTTTACTCCTACATAGAAAGATTAATTTGACTACAAGTGGTAACTGATTCACATATTATATGATTCCTTTTCTTTGCAAACTTgattgaaaacagtttttcttatcGCTAAGGCATCAAGAGTCAATCAAGTAAAAAGTATGCAGGGGAAGAGCAGCtgcttttttaattcatttcctATTATCATTGCATAGGTAGAATAAATACAAGGTCTATGTACAAGCCAATGGATTGTAAccaatttttaaaaatcaatcataTTTCATGGGACTGTAACATATATATTGTAATCACATTGTGAATGTTTTTGCAAAGTAAAGCTCCACAAACTGAAGTTTCCCTCAGTTTTAAACAAGGGTCTGTAGTAATTATCTGATAATAAGATGGTTATATTTACTATTTACTGAACTGTGTTTCATTTTACCAGCATCATTTCAACCCTGAGAAGACCAACATGACTTGACTTTGTACTGGCATTTAACCAAGTCGTTTTGTGCGTATGACAGCCTTCACTggttttatacatatatataatctCAGAGGAACAGATATCTCACTAGTTAAAAAATATCCTGGAATTCATTTACTACACAATATCCTCTTTAAAGCTGTACATTCATGAACAAAAGGAGAAAGGTGAGAGTCTGCAGTGGAAGGACTTGCTCTAATGTTTTGGGACATCAGTGAATATTCGCAGTCCATGCATTCCTTGAATCTCTTCCTTTAGTGCCTGTGGAAGACGACACAAAACAGCTAATGAAGAAAACTCAACGTgaacaaacatttttgttgttgttagtaAACACGTCCACCTAAGTTAAGGGGATCATCATAAAAATATCAAAGGCACGGTTGACGTAAAGTTACAGTAAAATCAGcaatgtaaacaaaccaaatTTCTGCTAAAATTAGAAGTGCACGATACAACAGTTAGGACAATATATTACTTCACACTGCCACCTACATTGTCGTTATTAGGATTTACCTGATTGACTAACTGGTGTTGCTGCACCGTCCTTTTCCCCTTGAATTCACTGGACTCTATATGGATCTCATACATGGCCCCACAACCACCTAAACAGCACAggatcacacaaacaacactctTATTAAGTATTTGATTCATTATGGATAATAATTATTAAGTGTTTTTACTATGTCATACATATAAAATGAATCAGTCGAaagatgaatattaatatttcaagaGCTGTCTTGGGATGTGACCCACTGACATGAAACAATATATTGCTATCCTAAACAAACAGGACACACCTCTTTTACGAGTTGTTAGCgcttcttttacattttatatgaatattaatgttaTAAATCGTATTTTTTTATAGCTTCATGTGACCTACTGACTCCAAAACAAGGACAAACCTTTTTTTGTAGATTTTAGTGctttggaaatgtttccaggggactCGAAAAAGTGATGAACCCGGCTGTAGTTCAATTCTCTGTGAGGTTcaagcattgaactacagccaggttcatcaaTATTTTGTCTCACTTGGAAACATTTCCGGTGCGCTTTTTGCAATTTGCAGCgagtttctgtatttgcatgtgtcgtcaaattgataaagatgttttctgagtttgtttgtgttgtgaatatTTGCAGCGAGTTTCTGTAtatgcatgtgttgtgactttttgcagagtatgtgtcgtcaaattgatgaagttgttttcttaatttgtacgtgttttttctgtttgcatgtgttttcttaatttgcagggCATGGAGctctcggccaccgtacaaAACAAAATCTCACCTCAGCCAGGGAGAGTGTGGATTACCAAAACAATTTAACTTATCTACTAATATATTGGGTTTTCTAGCTTGTAACTTTATTTGTAGACTCTTTTGTCCCTCTCAGGATCCTGTAGGAATGATCACCCAGTGTTTGcagtgatctgattggtcagtagttgGGGCTGTTGACAGGTGACGTTAACTTGAACCTGAACTTTCTTCATGTCTCTGAAAACCCGGGATGAACCTGAAGTTACCTCGCTAACCTGCAGCTCGGTCCTCTGGTCACAGTGGagatgtctgtgtttcttttacctGAAATATCCACGACTCTGAGGGACGACGCTGAGGGAAACTTCTCCTTCAGGACGTTGGCGATGCGGacctctccgtctgtctccgCCTGTGAGGACACATGTCTCCGCACGGGGCCGAGCACAACAACCTGAGGAGGCAAAAGACGAGCAGCGGTCAGTGATCGACTTCCCTCCACAGGTCAACCGACCGACCGACAGAGAAGTGTTGTTTACCCGGTTAGTCGACAGCAGAGCCCGCAGAGCGGAGGTCATGGTGCCGGTCAGGCCCCGTTTGCACGACAACATGATGGAGCTGTGGAGTTTGTTTATGAGACGTTCACATCCACACTGGTGATCTCAACAAGTCATGTCCCCAGCACTGCTGCGGCTCACAAATATGACGTCACACATCCGGGTACCTGATGGTGCTCTTTctcacaaacaataaatatatataaaaaaaaaatacaaaatctatGGTACAATGTGtaattatataatatgttataaaataatgaaaatattacatcaataacatataaataaatatcaaatataaagGCATGGAGAGGATGCCCATATTCTTTACTTACTTACTAGTGAAAacactacaaaaacaaaagtactGCGTTGAAggttttacttaagtaaaagcaTTTAAGTATGTTAAAAATGtacttcaaatatttaaagttaaagttttcaCTGTATAACAATAGACCATCATTACCCATGAAttaatgtataataaatatttcactACTGCAGGCTTATTTGTAAAACTTTTGGGAATAATACTTTACCAGTAGTATTTCTATGTTAACTTCTGTGAATTAAATCTCTAAAGGATTTATTATACTTTGGTTTACTGGAGCCAAAATGTATGTTAGGAGACAGAATACTCAGAGatgtttaaatctttttaattgAAGAAACTttgacaacaggaaaatctcaaTTTTGCTGCCTCGGTTACATGTTCCTGGGTACATAAACTTAAATTATGAagttttaaattaagaaaattaaccctatttaaaaataatagattatttttaaatgagatgtttttcaaatgaaaccCTCTGTGTGAACAGCCTCAGGCCCATGAGGCAGTTACAGCCACATGGTCGCTTTAAAgttcagtttgacattttcatagCAACAGGTCTGAATGAGAAGCTTATCTCACCCTGCAGGTTGTGGAGCTCTGCGGTAATGGAGGCAGCGGAGCAATCACTGGCTGTTGACAGTTGTCATGTCCCTTTTCACTACGCGCCTGAGCTTTGTTTGTGCACAACAATAATGGCCAAAACACAAAGGTGGGCAGCTGTCAAAGAAGCCATCCTGATCCCCAAGAGCTGGTCAGTGTCACAGCGGCTGACGTCAGTGTCCTTTAAAGAAGTGTTACCATGAGAGTCTGAGCAGTGTGcagatgcagagacagagatggacagCACTGCTTTCCCCACACTGACTTTGTTGATCCTCTTCCTCAGCCGGAGTTCTTCTGCTGAGCCCGACACGGAGACTCTATCCTGTCCAGAACACCAGGAGGGCTTAGATGGCTCCTGCTACGAGTTTGTAGGTCTGCAGCAGTCCTTTCTGAGTGCCCAGGGATGGTGTGAGCGAGGTGGCGGACACCTCGCCTTCATCCTGAACGATGAAGCTCAGCAGTTCCTCCAGAAACATCTGGAGCCAGGGAAGGACTGGTGGCTTGGGCTGGCACCTGCCGCTCTGAACCTCACGCTGGAAGCTGTTGCCACTGAGGGTGAGAGGACATGTGGTCAGAGGAAGCAGTGttgaaatgatttaatgagGGTTTATATCAATTTTTTGTGAGTTTACATGTATTTGAGTCCTAGGATTTAGGTCACGTACAATAAAATCTCACGTACAATAAAAAGCTAACACTTTTAAGTACTTTGCTTTGCATATGAACAACAAATTTGTGATAAATGTTATATC contains these protein-coding regions:
- the vat1l gene encoding synaptic vesicle membrane protein VAT-1 homolog-like encodes the protein MAKEGVDMTEETEFMIDRHVQGRDAENVAGPCGDAKEMRAVVLAGFGGLNKLRVSRKPMPEPQEGEVKIRVKACGLNFLDLVVRQGTIDNPPKPPLVPGFECSGIVESVGENTKGFEIGDRVMAFVNYNAWAEVVCTPVDFVYKMPDNMSFAEAAAFALNFVAAYMMLFEVANLREGMSVLVHSAGGGVGQAVAQLCSTVPNVTVFGIASCFKHAAIRDSVTHLFDRNADYVQEVKKISPEGVDILLDCLCGENTGKGLSLLKPLGTYILYGASNMVTGETKSFFSFAKSWWQVEKVNPIKLYEENKVIAGFSLLNLLFKQGRCGLVRSVMDKLLRLYEQKKIKPVVDSLWALEEVKEAMQRIHDRGNIGKLILDVEKSPTPLMASDSTETSEAGEEEEEPEGDNDSKERMPFIH
- the bola3 gene encoding bolA-like protein 3 codes for the protein MLSCKRGLTGTMTSALRALLSTNRVVVLGPVRRHVSSQAETDGEVRIANVLKEKFPSASSLRVVDISGGCGAMYEIHIESSEFKGKRTVQQHQLVNQALKEEIQGMHGLRIFTDVPKH